Proteins encoded in a region of the Amphiprion ocellaris isolate individual 3 ecotype Okinawa chromosome 21, ASM2253959v1, whole genome shotgun sequence genome:
- the osbpl8 gene encoding oxysterol-binding protein-related protein 8 isoform X6 has product MMKEEGLLSRRRFSTCGGTASLRPPHPDGRKLIRNASFGGYNELSPISLPGFERGKEDLLPLPLKEDSHSISKSKSETKLYNGSDKDVSASGGKLTKKESLKVQKKNYREEKKRATKELLSTITDPSVIVMADWLKIRGTLKSWTKLWCVLKPGVLLIYKTHKNGQWVGTVLLNACELIERPSKKDGFCFKLFHPLEQSIWAVKGPKGEAVGSITQPLPSSHLIFRAASESDGRCWMDALELALKCSSLLKRTMIREGKEDMSTVTSGGEHSINFYSLLRAHNMHGFQFNDSDHLKDPDLYSDKSDREGEQDHEESDPEGLEKSEESDSDTSERQDDSYIDLDPNEHLRETPYLEQSHEELGEAGEAAQTETVSEENKSLIWTLLKQVRPGMDLSKVVLPTFILEPRSFLDKLSDYYYHADFLSEAAIEENAYNRMKKVVKWYISGFYKKPKGLKKPYNPIIGETFRCMWLHQKTNSKTFYIAEQVSHHPPVSAFYVSNRKDGFCLSGSILAKSKFYGNSLSAILDGEARLTFLNRGEDYVMNMPYAHCKGILYGTMTLELGGQITIACEKTGYSAQLEFKLKPFLGSSDSVNQVSGKIKLGKEVLATLEGHWDSEIFINDKKTGTMDTFWNPTPDLRQSRLTRCTVPPEEQGEYESERLWQHVTRAINNKDQTEATNEKFILEEAQRKSARERKAKCEEWIPALFEQDSVTGEWHYRYADTRPWDPLNDLIQFEKDGCIQTKVRHRTPMVTVPKRKHKSDKPKSPESGCSSPEPDRQDSSGSERHKSKHNSRLRKKGADLSELQSAIESIKQTQEDINRSISVLRSRAAGRVEGSSFLQQRDYVIIVFLILLQVLINYIFK; this is encoded by the exons ATGATGAAGGAGGAGGGCCTGCTGAGTCGTCGCCGCTTCTCCACGTGCGGCGGGACGGCGTCACTTCGACCTCCACACCCGGACGGACGCAAACTCATCCGCAATGCTTCCTTCGGGGGCTATAACGAGCTGTCACCCATCTCGTTGCCAG GTTTCGAGAGGGGAAAGGAGGACCTCTTGCCTCTGCCTTTGAAAGAAGACTCACATTCCATATCTAAGAGCAAG TCTGAAACAAAGCTGTACAATGGCTCAGACAAGGATGTGTCAGCGTCTGGAGGAAAGCTCACCAAGAAGGAGTCCCTCAAG GTGCAGAAAAAGAACTAcagggaagagaagaagagggcAACCAAGGAGCTGCTCAGCACCATCACTGATCCTTCTGTCATCGTCATGGCCGACTGGCTAAAG ATCCGTGGCACTCTGAAGAGCTGGACCAAGCTGTGGTGTGTGCTGAAACCAGGCGTCCTGCTCATCtataaaacccacaaaaatgGACAGTGGGTGGGAACGGTGCTGCTCAATGCCTGTGAGCTGATCGAGAGACCCTCCAAGAAGGACGGCTTCTGTTTCAAGCTCTTTCACCCACTGGAACAGTCCATATGGGCTGTCAAG GGACCTAAAGGAGAAGCGGTGGGCTCCATCACGCAGCCGTTACCCAGCAGCCACCTCATCTTCCGTGCTGCCTCTGAGTCTGATG GCCGATGCTGGATGGATGCCTTAGAGCTGGCCCTGAAGTGCTCCAGTCTGCTGAAGAGAACCATGATCCGCGAGGGGAAAGAGGACATGAGCACAGTTACCAGCGGTGGAGAACACTCCATTAATTTCTACAGCCTCCTCCGAGCTCACAACATGCATGGTTTCCA GTTCAATGACAGTGACCATTTAAAAGACCCGGATCTGTACTCGGACAAGTCAGACCGGGAAGGAGAGCAGGACCATGAGGAGTCAGACCCAGAAGGCCTGGAGAAGAGCGAGGAGAGCGACAGCGACACATCAGAGCGCCAAGATGACTCGTACATCGACCTGGACCCCAACGAACATCTGCGGGAAACCCCATACCTGGAACAGTCCCACGAGGAGTTGGGAGAG GCTGGTGAGGCTGCCCAGACAGAAACCGTATCAGAGGAGAATAAATCTCTGATCTGGACCTTGCTGAAGCAGGTCCGACCTGGCATGGATCTGTCCAAGGTTGTACTGCCCACTTTCATCCTGGAGCCAAGATCCTTCCTGGATAAACTCTCCGACTACTACTACCATGCAGACTTCCTGTCAGA AGCTGCAATTGAAGAGAATGCCTACAACCGGATGAAGAAAGTGGTCAAGTGGTACATATCTGGATTTTACAAAAAGCCAAAG GGGTTGAAGAAGCCTTACAACCCCATTATTGGAGAGACGTTCCGCTGCATGTGGCTCCATCAGAAGACCAACAGCAAGACGTTCTACATCGCAGAACAG GTATCCCATCATCCTCCAGTGTCAGCCTTCTATGTCAGCAACAGGAAGGACGGGTTCTGTCTCAGCGGCAGCATCCTGGCCAAGTCCAAGTTCTAtg GAAACTCGCTGTCGGCCATTTTAGACGGGGAGGCTCGGCTCACTTTTCTCAACCGAGGGGAGGACTATGTGATGAACATGCCCTACGCTCACTGTAAAG gaatccTGTATGGAACCATGACCCTGGAGCTGGGTGGTCAGATCACCATTGCGTGTGAGAAAACGGGCTACAGTGCTCAGCTGGAGTTCAAACTGAAG CCTTTCCTGGGCAGCAGTGACAGTGTCAATCAGGTTTCTGGAAAGATCAAGCTGGGAAAAGAGGTGTTAGCGACGCTAGAAGGACACTGG GACAGCGAGATCTTCATCAACGACAAAAAGACGGGAACGATGGACACTTTCTGGAACCCCACTCCGGATCTGAGGCAGAGCCGGCTGACCCGCTGCACTGTCCCTCCAGAGGAGCAGGGGGAGTACGAGTCAGAAAG ACTGTGGCAGCATGTGACACGGGCCATCAACAACAAGGACCAAACCGAAGCCACCAATGAGAAGTTCATCCTGGAGGAAGCTCAGAGGAAGTCTGCCCGCGAGCGGAAAGCCAAGTGCGAGGAGTGGATCCCCGCCCTGTTCGAGCAGGACTCTGTCACCGGAGAGTGGCATTACAGATATGCCGA CACGAGGCCGTGGGATCCACTCAATGACTTGATCCAGTTTGAAAAAGACGGATGCATCCAGACCAAGGTCCGACACCGCACCCCTATG GTAACGGTGCCAAAGAGGAAACACAAGAGCGACAAGCCCAAGAGCCCAGAGAGCGGCTGCTCTTCACCCGAACCCGACCGCCAAGACTCATCTGGCAGCGAAC
- the osbpl8 gene encoding oxysterol-binding protein-related protein 8 isoform X4 gives MMKEEGLLSRRRFSTCGGTASLRPPHPDGRKLIRNASFGGYNELSPISLPGFERGKEDLLPLPLKEDSHSISKSKSETKLYNGSDKDVSASGGKLTKKESLKVQKKNYREEKKRATKELLSTITDPSVIVMADWLKIRGTLKSWTKLWCVLKPGVLLIYKTHKNGQWVGTVLLNACELIERPSKKDGFCFKLFHPLEQSIWAVKGPKGEAVGSITQPLPSSHLIFRAASESDGRCWMDALELALKCSSLLKRTMIREGKEDMSTVTSGGEHSINFYSLLRAHNMHGFQFNDSDHLKDPDLYSDKSDREGEQDHEESDPEGLEKSEESDSDTSERQDDSYIDLDPNEHLRETPYLEQSHEELGEAGEAAQTETVSEENKSLIWTLLKQVRPGMDLSKVVLPTFILEPRSFLDKLSDYYYHADFLSEAAIEENAYNRMKKVVKWYISGFYKKPKGLKKPYNPIIGETFRCMWLHQKTNSKTFYIAEQVSHHPPVSAFYVSNRKDGFCLSGSILAKSKFYGNSLSAILDGEARLTFLNRGEDYVMNMPYAHCKGILYGTMTLELGGQITIACEKTGYSAQLEFKLKPFLGSSDSVNQVSGKIKLGKEVLATLEGHWDSEIFINDKKTGTMDTFWNPTPDLRQSRLTRCTVPPEEQGEYESERLWQHVTRAINNKDQTEATNEKFILEEAQRKSARERKAKCEEWIPALFEQDSVTGEWHYRYADTRPWDPLNDLIQFEKDGCIQTKVRHRTPMVRSGSLISLSNQGPRRDNCKCQVTVPKRKHKSDKPKSPESGCSSPEPDRQDSSGSERHKSKHNSRLRKKGADLSELQSAIESIKQTQEDINRSISVLRSRAAGRVEGSSFLQQRDYVIIVFLILLQVLINYIFK, from the exons ATGATGAAGGAGGAGGGCCTGCTGAGTCGTCGCCGCTTCTCCACGTGCGGCGGGACGGCGTCACTTCGACCTCCACACCCGGACGGACGCAAACTCATCCGCAATGCTTCCTTCGGGGGCTATAACGAGCTGTCACCCATCTCGTTGCCAG GTTTCGAGAGGGGAAAGGAGGACCTCTTGCCTCTGCCTTTGAAAGAAGACTCACATTCCATATCTAAGAGCAAG TCTGAAACAAAGCTGTACAATGGCTCAGACAAGGATGTGTCAGCGTCTGGAGGAAAGCTCACCAAGAAGGAGTCCCTCAAG GTGCAGAAAAAGAACTAcagggaagagaagaagagggcAACCAAGGAGCTGCTCAGCACCATCACTGATCCTTCTGTCATCGTCATGGCCGACTGGCTAAAG ATCCGTGGCACTCTGAAGAGCTGGACCAAGCTGTGGTGTGTGCTGAAACCAGGCGTCCTGCTCATCtataaaacccacaaaaatgGACAGTGGGTGGGAACGGTGCTGCTCAATGCCTGTGAGCTGATCGAGAGACCCTCCAAGAAGGACGGCTTCTGTTTCAAGCTCTTTCACCCACTGGAACAGTCCATATGGGCTGTCAAG GGACCTAAAGGAGAAGCGGTGGGCTCCATCACGCAGCCGTTACCCAGCAGCCACCTCATCTTCCGTGCTGCCTCTGAGTCTGATG GCCGATGCTGGATGGATGCCTTAGAGCTGGCCCTGAAGTGCTCCAGTCTGCTGAAGAGAACCATGATCCGCGAGGGGAAAGAGGACATGAGCACAGTTACCAGCGGTGGAGAACACTCCATTAATTTCTACAGCCTCCTCCGAGCTCACAACATGCATGGTTTCCA GTTCAATGACAGTGACCATTTAAAAGACCCGGATCTGTACTCGGACAAGTCAGACCGGGAAGGAGAGCAGGACCATGAGGAGTCAGACCCAGAAGGCCTGGAGAAGAGCGAGGAGAGCGACAGCGACACATCAGAGCGCCAAGATGACTCGTACATCGACCTGGACCCCAACGAACATCTGCGGGAAACCCCATACCTGGAACAGTCCCACGAGGAGTTGGGAGAG GCTGGTGAGGCTGCCCAGACAGAAACCGTATCAGAGGAGAATAAATCTCTGATCTGGACCTTGCTGAAGCAGGTCCGACCTGGCATGGATCTGTCCAAGGTTGTACTGCCCACTTTCATCCTGGAGCCAAGATCCTTCCTGGATAAACTCTCCGACTACTACTACCATGCAGACTTCCTGTCAGA AGCTGCAATTGAAGAGAATGCCTACAACCGGATGAAGAAAGTGGTCAAGTGGTACATATCTGGATTTTACAAAAAGCCAAAG GGGTTGAAGAAGCCTTACAACCCCATTATTGGAGAGACGTTCCGCTGCATGTGGCTCCATCAGAAGACCAACAGCAAGACGTTCTACATCGCAGAACAG GTATCCCATCATCCTCCAGTGTCAGCCTTCTATGTCAGCAACAGGAAGGACGGGTTCTGTCTCAGCGGCAGCATCCTGGCCAAGTCCAAGTTCTAtg GAAACTCGCTGTCGGCCATTTTAGACGGGGAGGCTCGGCTCACTTTTCTCAACCGAGGGGAGGACTATGTGATGAACATGCCCTACGCTCACTGTAAAG gaatccTGTATGGAACCATGACCCTGGAGCTGGGTGGTCAGATCACCATTGCGTGTGAGAAAACGGGCTACAGTGCTCAGCTGGAGTTCAAACTGAAG CCTTTCCTGGGCAGCAGTGACAGTGTCAATCAGGTTTCTGGAAAGATCAAGCTGGGAAAAGAGGTGTTAGCGACGCTAGAAGGACACTGG GACAGCGAGATCTTCATCAACGACAAAAAGACGGGAACGATGGACACTTTCTGGAACCCCACTCCGGATCTGAGGCAGAGCCGGCTGACCCGCTGCACTGTCCCTCCAGAGGAGCAGGGGGAGTACGAGTCAGAAAG ACTGTGGCAGCATGTGACACGGGCCATCAACAACAAGGACCAAACCGAAGCCACCAATGAGAAGTTCATCCTGGAGGAAGCTCAGAGGAAGTCTGCCCGCGAGCGGAAAGCCAAGTGCGAGGAGTGGATCCCCGCCCTGTTCGAGCAGGACTCTGTCACCGGAGAGTGGCATTACAGATATGCCGA CACGAGGCCGTGGGATCCACTCAATGACTTGATCCAGTTTGAAAAAGACGGATGCATCCAGACCAAGGTCCGACACCGCACCCCTATGGTACGTTCTGGCAGTCTTATTAGTCTGAGTAACCAGGGGCCGCGGAGGGACAATTGCAAGTGCCAG GTAACGGTGCCAAAGAGGAAACACAAGAGCGACAAGCCCAAGAGCCCAGAGAGCGGCTGCTCTTCACCCGAACCCGACCGCCAAGACTCATCTGGCAGCGAAC